The Amphiura filiformis chromosome 1, Afil_fr2py, whole genome shotgun sequence nucleotide sequence CATAAAAGATGGGAAAGTTGGGAGGCCCTTTTTCTCTATTCAAGGACTTTCTGTACTGTCTCAGAATACAGGTTGTTTATCAATTTTCTAAGAGAGAAAAAAATGCATATGTTTTCACTTTGTTATTAGAGGCAAGTGTTGCAGTAATTTCCTGTCCCTTTGTAATTTGTAAATATAGTGTTGCCCATTACATATAGTAATCATTCCATTTTGTCGTATTCTGTAGATGACACTTACAGTaatactggtttcatactttctgccgctatGAGCgacatgacgcttcatcatgccgcttgcacttgtcagcaagcggagcggcacaacGCTGAGCGGCAGCAGCATGACTCTAAAAGCCACTGTTGCCGCCAGCACCGCCTcgaaattgtattttgttctcgACGTCAGAGCAGCACCGCTTcaattgacttgaattcaactcccatgCTGCCGTTTGGGCAAAGATGGAGTGattgatatatcggcttgccgttGGTCACCgatagcgtttctggtgcgacagcgcagtgaagcaaaatcatcttcagagcggcaaagcagcaggcggcaggaaagtatgagaACCAGCATAAGAgcagcattcaaaatctagtgaTGTAATCTTCTCATTGTTTTATCTCATTCTGTAGATGACACCCACAGTAAGACCAGCATTCAAGAACATAGTGATCAAAATAGAGAATATTGCATCCGAATACAACTCCAATAACAACGACAGAACACAAGAAGGTAAAGTATACACTGATGGCTTTCTCTTGATTAAATCACTCACAGAAGTCATTATTGCCAAATTCACAAGTTTATGACTTTTGCTGACTAACTGCATGATTTGATTTGCATTCAGTAATTTGTTGTCAAGACAGTCAAATGCTAGAAAAATTTACCTgttgacttaagggatctaaaatgagcgtttattgcgtttcaacagtattttttgtgggacatgagagcacctcagacctatcgaattgcattctgaatacgaagcatgtgtttctgatatcaaataattttcattttttgaaaatcacaatataatacaaattttatgacaaattataaaaatttgatatttttcaaaattttgatatataacagtcctcgaagtaaattatgtaaatctaatgatatattcttaaaatgtatgtagcagggaggaaaagccgacggtcaattgaaaattttgacctttcatattgaagatatggaattaaaaaaaaaaaagacctaattttttttggtgttttgggaaaacaaatccatatcttcaataatgaaaaggtcaaaattttcaattgatcgtcggcttttcatcccacctacatacactttaagtataaatcatcagatttataaagtttactgttaTAAAGTTTAAagtttactgttaaatatcaaaaatatcaatttttaatgatttgccataaaatgtgcattaaattgcTATTttctaaaaatctaaattatttgatatcagaattacattcttcgtatttagtaTGCTATTctatatatctgatgtgctctaatgtcccaaaataaatactgtccaaatgttcataccccagcccttaaggaatgGGATAGCAACctttgaacagtatttttgtggaacctgagagcacatcaggcttatttattgaattgcattctgaatgcgaggaatgtccttctgatatcaaattttgaaatttgcgatataataatacacattttatggtaaatgattaaaaattgatattttaaatgaaaaacacgtgaaaatgttgacctttcgtattgaaaataaagattttttccctcaaaacaccaaataaatgtAAGTCGTTTTATGACTTTTGGTAGCTGCATACCTATAGGTCATTTGAGGTTATGTTTGCTTGTTTGTCACTCCTGCAATTTGACATATAACTGTTTTAATATCTTTCCaaatttaaatcgccccatggtgaaGGCATCCCATTCGATGTCTTGCATCCCAAACCACAAGGTTTCTAGTTGAATGTGAAATTATACATACACAAGCAGATGAATAGACAGTAGTTTTGATTTGAATCCTTGTCCTGAGATTCTCATTTTTAGACGTAAGGAAAGCAGAATTGTTCTTTCTGATCATTCTAGCTTAATAAGATTATTATCATATAATAGAGGGTGAAATATATTTCATTAGAAAATGCATTAATGATTTATATAATATCTGTTTATCTTTCAAACAGGGTACCCATTAGCAAGGAAGTCCCGCTCACAGAGCAGTGTGCAACCACCGAGACTTAACTTCCACAATACGGCAACAACAACTCGACACCGacaacaaaaaccaaaaattatgCGTAGCAACTCTGATACAGGCCCAAGGCCAGACATGATGATTCGAACACGGTCTCAGGTGAATCCCTTCGACACCCCTGATTTGCAAGGGGGACGTGTGAAACTTTGGGACAGCTCTACAGATAGGACTAAACCCTATTCTCTTGAACTTGAAACTCTTGATGATGTAAGTCTACTACTTATGCAAGACAGGAGGGATTCTATACCAATTGAGGAGAAGCGAGGACGAATGAAAAAGAGAATCTCTCAGTCACTTCCGTCATCACCAGAGATGAACAGGAAGATGAAGCAAGATGAGGAGAATAGTTTTGTGGAAGAACTTGAGGATCAAGAATTTGAAGATACATTTCTTCAGGACCGTCCAGTCGATTTGACACAGCCAAGAAGGCGAAGTCTGTTAATACGAGACTATTCCTTACCATTAACCTGGAGGGAAGACTTGAAGAAGCCAAGATCGCGGAGTTCAGATAATTTCTCAAAGAGATTGGATTCTGGATTGAGTTCTTTTGGAGATGAAGATGCAGAAATGGAGGATAGGATGAGTCATCTCCAGTTGGAGGATGGAAGGGAAGTGTTTGCGCCAGTACAATCTAATCAGGTTAAGAACATAGTAAAGCACATAAGAAGCGATACACGGTAGTTTGTAATATTGATCAGTGTTAAATGGTTGGAATTGTGCCATTTTTGACTGATCAATATGTAGAACTCCAAAGGTGCTTTGAACCTTTCTTATATGCTTCCATATTCTCATACCCTTAGGCTTGGTTTAGCATCAAGAGTACAATTAGACCACAGCCTTTTGGAATGAGTTTGTCATAAAACATGTGACAAAAACAAGAGATTTGATTGATTTTTATGTTTAGACTTGCAGCTAAGTTTTGTAAGGACAATTCGTCAgttgcaacacatagtggcatatGTGAAGGATAAAATATGTTTCCGAGAAGAATGTGTTGGAAGGATATGTTATTAATAACGGAGTCGACACTCTTCCACTATCTCTCAGttgcccgattccatttgaaattgaagtttaagtctcaaactattaaactgtatctttagtATCAGGATATAGCTAACTCTCAACCTTAATGCCAATATGTGaagtgaaacattttgaaaaatcattccacgccactatgtgttgcaacCGACGAATTGGTATATTTACACATGGTCAAGTATGTTGAATTCTGCTCCACCTAAGACTAGGAATCTGGAAGGAATTCAAATTAAAAAGgtgaaaataattttattataaacCTATATCCATGGTATAGAAAATTcaggaaaaaaaatattgttacaactattttatggcaaatactTTTGTACCTCCACCAACTATGCACCTTAGCAACAAGGGACTGGTCACTTTTTGTCTTTAGGCCCATTTTCACAAAAAGCTGTGGTTTGCTAAAAATTTACTCACACATTGTTAACCATGAAAATACACCGATAGTCTGAAGCTACTAAATGCTAGATGGTTAGCAATGTAATGTATGCAAAGATGTGGAACTTCAAGTACAAACAATATCTGTAAGGTataaaaaataggcaaacaaaaaaaaacttggAGGAGTTTCTGTCACTTTGTGAAATTGGGCCATTATGATAAAGGATGGCTGGAGAAGAATGCAATACTATCTCTCTGCCGTCAGGGGTGATTTTGTTGACCAGTCCCTATGCCACTGTATATAAATATAGCACCAATGATATGAAGAATAAACAACATCAAAagatgaaattatattattttttcaaaaatcaaatttgtaaAAAGAGGTGCACAAATTATATCACTGATTGAAAGATGTTAAAATTTGATTGAAAAGATTGATTTTTTTGACAACTTTATTTTATTAGaattaaaatgtataaattgcTTTGATTTGGGACATATTATCTCACCGCAGCTGCCACACAACTACTACAAATATATGTACATGATGGTCAGTTATTGTGGTCCCTTAGATATTATTATAGTACTATGAAACAAGtggaatgtattaaaatgagttaCACATGTATTagctgagactattatacctgatAGTCTCAGGTATTAGAATGACAGAACTTTGAAGTCATCGGTCTTGGTTAAATTA carries:
- the LOC140149047 gene encoding dual specificity testis-specific protein kinase 2-like produces the protein MSFQYANHGSLRQLICDDNTMFPWPIRLGMAQDIADGMSYLHRLRIIHRDLTSPNCLIKKRGHELSAIVSDLGLATKLPENPEEEMSVVGSPFWMAPECLHGKLYNETADIFSYGIILCEMIARITSDPEDLPRLSNFGLDEESFRAIVRNTCPSCPEAFLQLVVSCCKMTPTVRPAFKNIVIKIENIASEYNSNNNDRTQEGYPLARKSRSQSSVQPPRLNFHNTATTTRHRQQKPKIMRSNSDTGPRPDMMIRTRSQVNPFDTPDLQGGRVKLWDSSTDRTKPYSLELETLDDVSLLLMQDRRDSIPIEEKRGRMKKRISQSLPSSPEMNRKMKQDEENSFVEELEDQEFEDTFLQDRPVDLTQPRRRSLLIRDYSLPLTWREDLKKPRSRSSDNFSKRLDSGLSSFGDEDAEMEDRMSHLQLEDGREVFAPVQSNQVKNIVKHIRSDTR